TAAAAGTATTGAACCGAAAAACATCAGAAATAACTACCTTATGAAGAATGACCTTGTTGGTGGCTTTAACCCTGTTGTAATTCAATTGCTAAATAGGAATCCCAAACTTTTAGAAGAATTAGCTGACAAAATACTTCATGAACATTTCCCGCAAAGTATACATGAAGATATTCTAATGGCTGTTGGACTAGAAGTAGGAGTTAAGAAACGTAAAACTAGAGATCCAATGTTCAGAGATAAAATATTAAGAGCTTACGAGTATAGTTGTGCTGTCTGTGGATTTAATGTCAGATTAGGAAATCACTTAGTTGGGATTGAAGCCGCTCATATCAAGTGGTTTCAATTAGGCGGACCAGATATTGAAGAAAACGGAATAGCATTGTGTTCCTTACACCATAAGTTGTTTGATCGTGGAGTTTTCACGCTTACTAATAAAAGACAATTAATCGTTGCAGAAGATGCACATGGTACACATGGGTTTGATGAATGGCTAATGAGGTACCATGGGAACCCCATAAGGGAACCTGTCAACCCTATATACCAACCACAAGAAACGTTTTTAAATTGGCATGTTAGAGAAGTGTTTAAAGGACCAGCAAGGTATCAAACACATTAAGAAAGTAAAATAGGTACATTCGCTATTTTAGGGTCAATGTTTTACATAATAAATTTTTAGAATTACTTAACATGAAAGCACTTGCAATTCCTCTCCACTTGTTTTCATACTTAAAGAGACTAACATAGAATGAGGTGGAGAGATGAAGTTTGGAAGTTTAACAGGAAAAGTGGTTGCTGTTGGTACAGCTGCATTGATGATTTTTGGTCATGAAGTTAGTGCGCATGGTGATGAGGCTTCAGTATATGAAGCTATTCAGGATCAGTTGGTAGGGAAACAGATCTTCTTTGGAGATCTACAT
This Pseudalkalibacillus berkeleyi DNA region includes the following protein-coding sequences:
- a CDS encoding phosphorothioated DNA-binding restriction endonuclease — its product is MDEKTLKHKIENLSIWTKGDQRAPHKPLLLLYALARYQRDKIHNLSYLEVKDKLKKLLIEFGPQRRSYHPEQPFVRLTNDGIWSLNKSIEPKNIRNNYLMKNDLVGGFNPVVIQLLNRNPKLLEELADKILHEHFPQSIHEDILMAVGLEVGVKKRKTRDPMFRDKILRAYEYSCAVCGFNVRLGNHLVGIEAAHIKWFQLGGPDIEENGIALCSLHHKLFDRGVFTLTNKRQLIVAEDAHGTHGFDEWLMRYHGNPIREPVNPIYQPQETFLNWHVREVFKGPARYQTH